A genomic region of Ornithorhynchus anatinus isolate Pmale09 chromosome 7, mOrnAna1.pri.v4, whole genome shotgun sequence contains the following coding sequences:
- the LOC120638487 gene encoding LOW QUALITY PROTEIN: nucleolysin TIAR-like (The sequence of the model RefSeq protein was modified relative to this genomic sequence to represent the inferred CDS: inserted 2 bases in 2 codons), which yields MMEDDGQPGTLHVSHFFRXFTEVHKLQLFSQSGPCKSCKMITEQPSKRRVNFSVGFSVSQRTSNDPICFVECEEXRDAAAVNGRKIWGKEVKVIGQPYQIARKKDTANHFHIFAGDLSPEITTEDIESAFTPFGKDIRCSYKDRAARKSEGCGLVSVYNKLDAENAIAHMGGQLLGGCQIRTSWAPHKLLALKHTKETSQRFLCQGV from the exons ATGATGGAAGACGACGGGCAGCCCGGGACCCTCCATGTAAGCCATTTCTTCA GGTTTACAGAAGTCCATAAACTACAATTATTCAGCCAAAGTGGACCATGCAAAAGCTGCAAAATGATTACAGAGCAACCCTCTAAGAGAAGGGTCAACTTCTCTGTTGGATTTTCTGTTTCGCAGCGTACAAGCAatgacccgatttgctttgtgGAATGTGAAG CCCGGGATGCAGCTGCTGTGAATGGGAGGAAAATTTGGGGAAAGGAGGTCAAAGTAATTGGGCAACCATACCAAATAGCCAGAAAAAAAGACACAGCTAATCACTTCCATATATTTGCTGGGGATTTAAGTCCAGAAATAACAACAGAAGATATCGAGTCAGCATTTACTCCTTTTGGTAAAGATATCAGATGCTCCTATAAAGATAGGGCAGCTaggaaatcagaaggatgtgggttggtGTCAGTTTACAACAAACTGGATGCAGAAAATGCAATTGCGCATATGGGAGGTCAGTTGTTGGGAGGTTGTCAGATAAGAACCAGCTGGGCCCCGCATAAACTGCTTGCTCTTAAACACACAAAAGAGACTTCCCAGAGATTTTTATGTCAAGGGGTTTGA